TTAGCAAAGGCTAACGTGGCCATTGTGGACAAGGCCGGAAGAGAAGATTTCCTCAGGAAGAACTTTGAGACACTGGGGGACACCTGCAGCGCAGGTAGAACGATCTCAGtgattattttatgtattttctgTCGCACATTGTGTGATTAAGTTGTCGTGCAATTTGCAGTCGAGCCGAGCAGAGCCCCGAGGCTCAGCATGTCCTCACGCTTCCTAGCCAGAGGACATCACAACCGGTACGTGTCATAAATTTGTCAAAAGTGAAAAAGCCAGCACCATTATTTTCCTTCACATTCCACTTGATTTGGATGTGTGCAGGGGAGGTTCTCTGTTTTCCAAAGTACAGGCAAAGGAAACAGACGGCAGCTTCTCCCACAAGCCCCCTGTGTCCAAAGTGCGCCCCTTGATGGAAAACGGGCAAAGCAGAACCCCGGAGAACAAGAGTCCTGTGTCCCCTAGCGCCACCCAGGGGCCAAGGTAAGATGCTACGAGACACCGACGTGAAAAGTAGCATTTAGCAACTGCTTTGtgctcatttttttgtctcactAGGATCGTCACAGCTTCCACAGTCATCCCAAGACCCCAGAAAAAACCCACAATAAGGTCTCACATTTGGAGGTTCTCCACACCGCCATCCAAACCTTCATTACCTGACAGAACTACCAGACTGCATAAGTCCCTGTCTGTCCAGAACCTCACCGTCACCTGTATGTTACTTTTCCACTGCAATCCCTCAAGAAATGTCCACAATTTCTTAATTTCTCAATTTCTTCCTCCCCTAGCTCCACACTCTCCACTGCCCTCTAGTGAGCACAGGGAGTGGTGCAAAAGACCCCAATATCTCCTCCTGGACCAAGACCCTCTCAAGGCCTCATCCTCGTGCGTCTCCTCACCCTCGCCGGGCTCACCGCCGTCTCCTCACTCCTACATGAGCCCCACAGCGAGCTCCATAGCCAAAAGCAGCCGCTCGTCATCCGTGGGCGAGGGCGTCCACCCTGGCCTCGACCTGTCCCCCTTCCCCAAGGCCCGGAGGTCCTGGGGGGATCTGGATGTCGCAGAGACACCTTGGCATCCCCTCGCTTCCGTTTCTCCAACACGCACTCGCATCCCACAGCCCAAGCAGCCTCTTAGCCCTCGACGCAGCCTCTGCTTGGAAATGAAAGCCACTTCCTTTTGTCCGGGAAGTCCAACTGAAGCTTCTTCGCCCACTGTGGGACCGACCTGTGATGTCACATCCTACACAGGTAAAGCTACACTATATTTCCGCATACATCATGGAGAATGTGGAGAGGTGCAAAATAGACTACAAATTGGGACAGAGCCATTCTGTAAATGTGGCATAAGATAACATGATTGTCACTGTTTATTCCTGTTTTTTAATTCTATGTTCTTCTTCCATCTGCAAGGTACAGCAGAGAATAACACAGTGTCCACGTCTGAAAGGTGAGTATGACAAAATGCTATTGCGAAGGCATTGCCTCACCAACCGTGTTTCcacaataatttgttttttaatcctgCATCATTATATTCCTCCAGAAAGCAAGATGTCGGCCCGCCGTCTGAAGCCCTCCCCCTGGTGGCGGAACATCCCCTCCCACATCCAGGTGGTCCTCCTCCTACCGACCTTTCATTTCCTACCacttcttttcctttccttctACCTCctactcctcctcttccttttcGTCGTCACTCTGCCTCACGCTGGCCGCCGCTGGCTTGCGTGTCTCCGTCACCCGTCGCCTCCTGTCAGTGCCACGCCGGTGAGTGTACTTGCAATGCAGGCACCAATTGCTCTGTGGataatttttcactttttcacATCAGTGTGCGCAGACGTGGCTTGAACATGTGTGTGTCAcgatcatctttttttatttttttaaattgcatttttactTGTGCTTACACTGCAGGTAATTCCATTACTTTGGACATGTGCAAGCAGGCTGCGAATGAGCTTCATTGCAGTCTGAGGCGAACTGTCACGCTGTACGCAGAGGTCAGTGCGTGTTCATATGGTGGTGCCTTGAGAGAATTTTTCAAGATGTGAGCCCTCGTATTGGCCCACCTGTTATGCTaatttgttttgggttttttgtAATTCTGTCGAACTacaattaatttttaattggtAAATTGtcattaattttttattattacttttgtcCAGTTCAAGTTATTTCTGCAGggttttctttcaattttgtccatGTGTGTACATCAGGTTCTCCAACGCCCTCCGGAGTGCGGAGAAGAAGCTCGTCGGGAGATGGTGAAGGTTTTGTCCGGAGCGTTGACGTCTGCCAAGGTTGAGCTGGACCCGCTGCCGAGCTGCTGGCCCTCCAACGCCAAAAGTGAAGGTGACAAAGCTTTGGCGCTATTAGAACAATACGCAGAGCTTCTGCTAAAGTCGGTTGAGAAGAAGCTGGACAGCAAGATGTGAAACAGGAAGCCcaggatgctttttttttttttttaatagcacTCAAACAGTTGGCCTTATTTACAAGACAATTGTTGCCTTAGCTCTCTTTTGCCTGTTTTCTACATACGCAACTGGGAGGGACATAAAGTACCATGCACTTCCTAAACAgatttatgacaaaaaaaatgccattttgaATATAGACAAAATATGTCAGTCCGCGAACAGTGAATATGTGCGTAGAAAAATGCCCATTGAAATGCTTTGGgaaatttgggggggaaaaaaccccaaaagaaaaacaataaataatttgtgttttcGATTATATTTTTAAGATTACGTCAAATGTCTTTTAATCGTCTTGTATGTTTAACCATGGCAGCACTTCTGCCTCATGGTTCTAAGCTAAGGTTGGGGGTTCAAATCCGGGCTATGCCCgccttgtgtggagtttgtatgttctacctgaaatgaaaaatggatagatggaggACTGTTcataataaagacaaaaatacagaaatgaGGAACAAATTGTGATGATATTACAAAGTCAACATTCTGTTTGAAGCCATTTATTTGTTAATAGAAAAGGTATACAATAAATTCACACGGTAGATTGCACACATTGAAAACCAAGCAGTGCTGATTATATgttatatttaataatattagTGTGCACTTAATATTGAAGGCACGTGTATTGTCACACTtatgaaaatgtcattgaCGACTTTGGCAGGCGGTCCTACGGAAGCGTCTCCACGTTGACATAAGTGAGGACGACGTCGTGCAGGATGTTGATTCTGTTGATCTGGTTGAGCTCGCGAACGCGGTGGCGGAATTCGAACAACGGAATGTTGTTGACCGCCACACGGAATGAGTCTTGCGTGCACAAGATCTTCATCTGAAACGCACATTGAAGCGGATCAGTTGGGATTTTACTTTGTTGAAGACTCTAGATTGCCTTCAGTGTTTTCTCAAAAACGGACGTAGGCCTATATCAGGTTATTGAAAAAGTTGTCGTTGTTGATTTTGGCGCTTCCATTGTATTGcgtcagtgttttgttttggttagtGAAACTATTGAGCAACAACACGAGACCGCGACTGACCTCCAGGAGTCTCCCCATGGGTCGGCACTTCCCTGATCTAGGACCAGCTTTGCCAAACGCCTTTCCAACCCTTTCCACCTTTTCAGCCAAACGTTAGCCTGACATTCAACCCGAGGAGAGGCCACCTGGAGTCAGTCAAGGGCGTCATGTGTAGCATCAATTTAGTTTTGGAACCCATGTGCGGTCCGCGGTGGGGGTGTTGCAACGCTTCCTGTCGCTCACCTCAAAGGGGCTCCCCTGGGCGAAGGGGAAGGGTCCCTTCAGGTCCCTCTCCTCGGGACCCCAACGCTCGCCCAACTTGTGGTTACGCACCAACACCTGCTTGCCCCCCTCGCTGAAGCGAGGATTGATGTGGAAGGCGATGTCGTTGCCTCGCAGGAAATTTATGGTGAACCTAAGGAAATATTGATAGCCATGATAGCTGAAAATCAACCTGAAAATTCTTAGGTGaggaaagtacaataatgCTGTAACTGCAGTAATCTTCTTCTGGACTTCTTACATTTTAGCATTAGGTTTGATCTGGCCCAAGATGGTCATCATCATCTTGTCATACACACCTCGGGCCAGGTTGAGGTTGTAAGGTACGCTCTAAATGAATCAAGAATAAAAGTGTTATTATGAAAGACACTCgtgatgtttttgttggtTGTTACTTACTAGTGGTCCCGATGTTGGTGGCAGCCACTGTTGTGGCACCAGGGCCGGGTTCTGTCCTGGCCATCCTGGCTGCCCGGGGTTGTAAGGCCAACCAGGATGGGCAACCCATCCCGGCAAAGATGGCTGGAGGCTCGGAACTGGAGCATGAGCAGGGGCGGAAATGGGAGCAGGTGCTGGGACAGGAACTGGAGACACAGCCGGGACCTGAAAAGGTACCTGAGCCTGAACTGGTGGCTGGGGAGGCTGAGCCGGCGGGGCAGGCTGGTACTGGCCCGGCCAACAAGGGTGGCAGATTTGACTCTGAGTCGGAGCCATGGTTGGGACCATGTTTGCAGTTGGGGCAGGGGAGGGTGTTAGGACCTGAGGCGGTACTGGAAGAGGAGTGGGCCCAGAGACCGGTAACGGTTGAGTCCCCAACCAGCAGGGAGTGTTAGGCTGCCCGGTCCAGCATGGTGCAGGTTGGGGGGCCTGAAACAACAAATACGTCCAGGCAAGGTTCTCTGTTtaatgtttttccactttaatttgttttaccTTCTCCAGGGTTTGTTTGATAGACTCGACAACATATTACCTGTTGGGTTGGCTGGACCTGCTGGTTGGGCGGGATCTGCTGGACTTGCTGGGTGGTCTGCGCAGGCCACATGGGGAAGGCGGTCCCGGGCGTCTGGCTAGGCCAAAGGGTGCTAGTCTGTGGGGCAGAACCAGGCGGGCAGCTGCCACACAGAACATCAGCATGCTGAAGgggggaaggaggaggagagggtgGAGGGTCGGGGGCCAGGATTGAGATGCGAGGCAAAGAGAGGGTTGACAGGATGGAGGACACCAACTTGACGGTGCGACATCAACACAAGCGTCAACATTTAGATGCGGAAAATAAGTAAATATTCTTACCTGTGCTTGAATCTGATAATGTGGGGGACTACTTACATCCATGCTGCCTGGGAAAATTGCAGAAATTGTTAGGTCCACCGAAGAATAAATTGACTCAAATGTACATAGGTGCCGTCCCGTCCATGTGATTTACAGATGAGCTCGCCTAATTCCACAAATTGTTTAAATGTTGCAAACGATGCCTTCAGGAGGGTCACGCAGATGACACAGAGGATCATTGAGTGTGACAACAAGTCAACAATTTTGAGTGTCCTGACTTCAGCACATTGTTTGCTCTTGTGACTAACTAATTGAATTAGGGGTCAAGTATGCACGTATAAAGTCAAAATATAGAGATTAGCACATTACACTAGTTG
The Syngnathus acus chromosome 24, fSynAcu1.2, whole genome shotgun sequence genome window above contains:
- the LOC119118164 gene encoding galectin-3-like isoform X6, producing MWPAQTTQQVQQIPPNQQVQPTQQAPQPAPCWTGQPNTPCWLGTQPLPVSGPTPLPVPPQVLTPSPAPTANMVPTMAPTQSQICHPCWPGQYQPAPPAQPPQPPVQAQVPFQVPAVSPVPVPAPAPISAPAHAPVPSLQPSLPGWVAHPGWPYNPGQPGWPGQNPALVPQQWLPPTSGPLSVPYNLNLARGVYDKMMMTILGQIKPNAKMFTINFLRGNDIAFHINPRFSEGGKQVLVRNHKLGERWGPEERDLKGPFPFAQGSPFEMKILCTQDSFRVAVNNIPLFEFRHRVRELNQINRINILHDVVLTYVNVETLP
- the LOC119118164 gene encoding galectin-3-like isoform X5 codes for the protein MDTSTLWPSQTPGTAFPMWPAQTTQQVQQIPPNQQVQPTQQAPQPAPCWTGQPNTPCWLGTQPLPVSGPTPLPVPPQVLTPSPAPTANMVPTMAPTQSQICHPCWPGQYQPAPPAQPPQPPVQAQVPFQVPAVSPVPVPAPAPISAPAHAPVPSLQPSLPGWVAHPGWPYNPGQPGWPGQNPALVPQQWLPPTSGPLSVPYNLNLARGVYDKMMMTILGQIKPNAKMFTINFLRGNDIAFHINPRFSEGGKQVLVRNHKLGERWGPEERDLKGPFPFAQGSPFEMKILCTQDSFRVAVNNIPLFEFRHRVRELNQINRINILHDVVLTYVNVETLP
- the LOC119118164 gene encoding galectin-3-like isoform X1 gives rise to the protein MDLVSSILSTLSLPRISILAPDPPPSPPPSPLQHADVLCGSCPPGSAPQTSTLWPSQTPGTAFPMWPAQTTQQVQQIPPNQQVQPTQQAPQPAPCWTGQPNTPCWLGTQPLPVSGPTPLPVPPQVLTPSPAPTANMVPTMAPTQSQICHPCWPGQYQPAPPAQPPQPPVQAQVPFQVPAVSPVPVPAPAPISAPAHAPVPSLQPSLPGWVAHPGWPYNPGQPGWPGQNPALVPQQWLPPTSGPLSVPYNLNLARGVYDKMMMTILGQIKPNAKMFTINFLRGNDIAFHINPRFSEGGKQVLVRNHKLGERWGPEERDLKGPFPFAQGSPFEMKILCTQDSFRVAVNNIPLFEFRHRVRELNQINRINILHDVVLTYVNVETLP
- the LOC119118164 gene encoding galectin-3-like isoform X4, which translates into the protein MDVSSPPHYQIQAQTSTLWPSQTPGTAFPMWPAQTTQQVQQIPPNQQVQPTQQAPQPAPCWTGQPNTPCWLGTQPLPVSGPTPLPVPPQVLTPSPAPTANMVPTMAPTQSQICHPCWPGQYQPAPPAQPPQPPVQAQVPFQVPAVSPVPVPAPAPISAPAHAPVPSLQPSLPGWVAHPGWPYNPGQPGWPGQNPALVPQQWLPPTSGPLSVPYNLNLARGVYDKMMMTILGQIKPNAKMFTINFLRGNDIAFHINPRFSEGGKQVLVRNHKLGERWGPEERDLKGPFPFAQGSPFEMKILCTQDSFRVAVNNIPLFEFRHRVRELNQINRINILHDVVLTYVNVETLP
- the LOC119118164 gene encoding galectin-3-like isoform X3, which encodes MDVSSPPHYQIQAQHADVLCGSCPPGSAPQTSTLWPSQTPGTAFPMWPAQTTQQVQQIPPNQQVQPTQQAPQPAPCWTGQPNTPCWLGTQPLPVSGPTPLPVPPQVLTPSPAPTANMVPTMAPTQSQICHPCWPGQYQPAPPAQPPQPPVQAQVPFQVPAVSPVPVPAPAPISAPAHAPVPSLQPSLPGWVAHPGWPYNPGQPGWPGQNPALVPQQWLPPTSGPLSVPYNLNLARGVYDKMMMTILGQIKPNAKMFTINFLRGNDIAFHINPRFSEGGKQVLVRNHKLGERWGPEERDLKGPFPFAQGSPFEMKILCTQDSFRVAVNNIPLFEFRHRVRELNQINRINILHDVVLTYVNVETLP
- the LOC119118164 gene encoding extensin-like isoform X2 codes for the protein MDLVSSILSTLSLPRISILAPDPPPSPPPSPLQHADVLCGSCPPGSAPQTSTLWPSQTPGTAFPMWPAQTTQQVQQIPPNQQVQPTQQAPQPAPCWTGQPNTPCWLGTQPLPVSGPTPLPVPPQVLTPSPAPTANMVPTMAPTQSQICHPCWPGQYQPAPPAQPPQPPVQAQVPFQVPAVSPVPVPAPAPISAPAHAPVPSLQPSLPGWVAHPGWPYNPGQPGWPGQNPALVPQQWLPPTSGPLSVPYNLNLARGVYDKMMMTILGQIKPNAKMFTINFLRGNDIAFHINPRFSEGGKQVLVRNHKLGERWGPEERDLKGPFPFAQGSPFEVASPRVECQANVWLKRWKGLERRLAKLVLDQGSADPWGDSWR